Proteins encoded by one window of Candidatus Obscuribacter sp.:
- a CDS encoding PepSY domain-containing protein: MDNNNAFKIHQWVGGTIGIYMLVMSLSGTAIVFGDDLTQLANEPEQIRQLNAYRATTMNTPPEAPEAKQLTIGGLIKKVEQQKPGGKVTAIDNINRGRLPLTVNLSGKDGGSIYIDNINGTVLGQNHEVPAVEWLMDLHHNLLLGKTGRFINGFGALILFAITITGIIVWWWGPNIGSAWRKSYVVALHKSGLPKVRSMHAVVGIWLAPMLLMVATTGLYFGFEDFFKPLLSAASTTSAPSNPTVDELVTLATASAQGHAVPGTTPRLTKLALPKKAGRPDASLVCRCKRPTQRGLDQQREWQHHHQQRTI, from the coding sequence TTGGACAACAATAACGCTTTTAAAATCCACCAGTGGGTGGGCGGCACCATCGGCATCTATATGCTGGTTATGAGCCTGAGCGGCACCGCTATAGTTTTTGGTGACGACTTGACACAGCTCGCCAACGAGCCAGAACAAATACGCCAGCTCAACGCCTATCGCGCCACCACAATGAATACTCCACCCGAGGCACCAGAAGCCAAGCAACTGACTATCGGTGGCTTAATTAAAAAGGTCGAGCAACAAAAGCCTGGCGGCAAAGTGACTGCGATAGACAATATCAATCGAGGGCGCCTCCCACTAACAGTCAACCTCAGTGGCAAAGACGGCGGCAGCATTTATATCGACAACATCAACGGCACAGTTTTAGGACAAAATCACGAAGTCCCGGCTGTCGAATGGCTCATGGACCTGCACCACAATCTGCTACTGGGCAAGACCGGCCGATTTATAAACGGCTTTGGTGCGTTGATACTCTTTGCTATCACCATCACCGGTATCATAGTCTGGTGGTGGGGACCAAATATAGGCTCGGCATGGCGCAAGAGCTATGTTGTAGCACTGCATAAAAGCGGACTCCCCAAGGTGCGCAGCATGCACGCAGTAGTCGGTATATGGCTGGCTCCGATGCTTTTGATGGTAGCAACTACCGGGCTGTATTTTGGTTTTGAGGATTTTTTCAAACCATTGCTCTCTGCGGCATCGACAACGAGTGCACCGTCCAACCCCACCGTCGACGAGCTAGTGACATTAGCAACAGCCAGCGCCCAGGGCCACGCCGTACCAGGCACGACACCACGCCTGACAAAACTAGCCTTGCCCAAAAAAGCCGGGCGCCCCGATGCGTCTCTGGTTTGCCGATGCAAACGACCTACCCAGCGAGGTCTGGATCAACAAAGAGAGTGGCAGCATCATCACCAGCAACGGACCATTTAA
- a CDS encoding MBOAT family protein: protein MLFNSFDYLLFLPLVALCYWVCPARFRVGLLVAASYYFYMHAFRIYGLLLLGLTACNYGLGLAVAKAATHKIKRLLLIAGIAFNLGMLALFKYTNLLLDTFNSALAHLGSWTHSAMLHSTGVADLPIILPLGISFFVFEFIHYLTDVFKGSKPVKNPLRFALFASFFPSQIAGPIKRYQDFDKQLDKPATISGDNIYAGLWLIAQGLFKKVCLGDNLSPIVQAGFKTPELLSTGDAWLASLAFAFQIYYDFSGYTDIGRGSAMLFGFSLPENFNMPYLSTSLKEFWRRWHISLSSWLRDYLYVPLGGSRKGEASTMANLFTTMLLGGLWHGASWTFLLWGAFHGAGLAVNRVFDQFLAKHQAVKAICESLPGKAIAYVVTMVTVLVGWVLFYAHSLPQALGVLKAMFSPQAGSVDCMVVHQTMQSSILPAVAAYMIVVAGIKLQKAAAKAGAAGSNGANAVNGAKSSNTIISDSATSVDPAPSPSSLLTSIAPPRVVLHGCALAAVFVITLELAPRLQSPFIYFQF from the coding sequence TTGTTATTTAACAGCTTTGACTATCTGTTGTTTTTGCCCCTGGTAGCACTTTGTTACTGGGTCTGCCCGGCACGTTTTAGAGTTGGGCTGCTTGTGGCGGCTAGCTATTACTTTTATATGCATGCCTTTCGTATCTATGGGCTGCTATTGCTCGGGCTCACTGCCTGCAATTATGGGCTGGGACTGGCTGTCGCCAAAGCCGCCACGCACAAGATAAAACGGCTTTTGCTTATCGCTGGCATCGCCTTTAACCTCGGCATGCTGGCGCTCTTTAAGTACACCAATCTCTTGCTCGACACCTTTAACAGTGCCCTGGCGCACCTGGGCTCATGGACCCACTCAGCCATGTTGCACAGCACGGGCGTAGCCGACCTGCCTATTATTTTGCCCCTGGGTATTTCGTTTTTTGTTTTTGAGTTTATTCACTACCTAACTGACGTGTTTAAGGGTAGTAAGCCAGTCAAAAACCCTTTGCGCTTTGCTTTGTTTGCCTCATTTTTCCCATCCCAGATAGCTGGTCCTATTAAACGCTATCAGGACTTTGACAAACAGCTCGACAAACCCGCCACCATATCCGGTGACAATATTTACGCTGGTCTCTGGCTTATTGCTCAGGGTCTATTTAAAAAAGTTTGTCTCGGCGACAATCTCTCACCCATTGTGCAGGCTGGATTTAAAACACCAGAGCTACTGAGCACAGGCGATGCCTGGCTGGCTTCATTAGCTTTTGCCTTCCAGATTTATTATGACTTCTCTGGTTATACCGACATCGGTCGCGGCTCTGCGATGTTGTTTGGTTTTTCACTCCCCGAAAACTTCAACATGCCCTATCTGTCCACCAGCCTCAAAGAATTTTGGCGCAGATGGCACATCAGTCTGTCGTCCTGGCTCAGAGACTATCTCTATGTGCCGCTAGGTGGCTCGCGCAAAGGCGAGGCATCGACTATGGCCAACCTCTTTACCACAATGCTACTTGGTGGATTGTGGCACGGAGCTTCCTGGACTTTCCTATTGTGGGGAGCTTTTCACGGAGCTGGTCTGGCTGTCAATCGCGTCTTTGATCAGTTTTTAGCCAAGCATCAAGCCGTCAAAGCAATCTGCGAAAGCCTGCCAGGCAAGGCAATCGCCTATGTAGTGACAATGGTGACAGTGCTGGTCGGCTGGGTGCTCTTTTATGCCCACAGTCTGCCTCAAGCTCTCGGCGTGCTCAAAGCGATGTTTAGCCCACAAGCAGGCAGCGTAGACTGCATGGTGGTGCACCAGACAATGCAAAGCTCGATACTGCCAGCAGTGGCTGCCTATATGATCGTAGTAGCAGGCATCAAACTGCAAAAAGCGGCAGCAAAAGCGGGTGCCGCAGGATCCAATGGCGCCAACGCAGTCAACGGAGCCAAAAGCTCAAACACCATCATCTCAGATAGCGCCACTTCAGTGGACCCAGCTCCATCCCCCTCATCTCTGCTTACAAGCATTGCACCACCCCGTGTTGTGCTCCACGGATGCGCTCTGGCAGCAGTATTCGTTATCACCCTTGAGCTAGCACCTAGATTACAGTCACCCTTTATCTACTTCCAATTTTAA
- a CDS encoding hemerythrin domain-containing protein yields the protein MPARTKSMDITVLLHEDHQLVRELFFAFSKAEEDAEKEKLVKQILTELFIHAKVEEEIVYPLLDEEGKDGEEFKGEAENEHKVVKYMMAEIANLESNGDELKSKMTVLCELIEHHVKEEEKEMFEMLRESGQDLAALADEAMERKNELKKEGLPAMKSTLKVGDEVIVGEAEDEESDSPEDDEDASNKQSAKDKKDAGGKLIRAKSVSAPRKLPTQKPKRKSA from the coding sequence ATGCCAGCTCGCACTAAATCAATGGACATTACTGTCCTCTTGCACGAAGATCACCAGTTGGTGAGAGAATTGTTTTTTGCCTTTAGCAAGGCCGAAGAAGATGCCGAAAAGGAAAAGCTGGTCAAGCAGATTTTGACTGAGCTTTTTATCCATGCCAAAGTAGAAGAAGAAATCGTCTACCCGCTTTTGGATGAAGAGGGTAAGGACGGCGAAGAATTTAAAGGTGAAGCTGAAAACGAACACAAAGTCGTCAAATATATGATGGCTGAAATTGCTAATCTCGAATCTAACGGTGATGAGCTTAAGTCAAAAATGACCGTGCTCTGTGAACTGATTGAGCATCACGTCAAGGAAGAAGAGAAGGAAATGTTTGAGATGCTCAGAGAGAGTGGGCAGGATCTGGCGGCTCTGGCTGATGAAGCCATGGAAAGAAAAAACGAACTTAAGAAAGAAGGCTTGCCAGCAATGAAGTCGACTCTAAAAGTTGGAGACGAAGTTATCGTCGGCGAAGCAGAAGACGAAGAGTCTGACTCTCCTGAAGATGACGAGGATGCTAGCAATAAGCAAAGTGCTAAAGATAAGAAGGATGCTGGAGGCAAGTTGATCAGGGCTAAGTCTGTCAGTGCTCCACGCAAATTGCCAACCCAAAAACCAAAGCGTAAATCTGCGTAA
- a CDS encoding serine/threonine protein kinase — translation MNKDDRSSNKGKPARGQVPQDQASTVVSSADDADSQDLLFKSGDIIDNDYTVVKLLGKGGAGQVYMVDQIKLDRKAALKLLNTNQMDETAWKRFQYEAQLIGKLIHSSIVQVYNFGIHQKQLPYYVMELVSGDTLAESIEKYGPVGATEAVDLFIDVCSALDYAHNRGIIHRDVKPANILLVRGEGRHGYRAKLLDFGIAKLKSQQNLQTQSLTMAGEVVGSPLYMSPEQCSGEGADERSDIYSLGCTIFETLTGQTPFRGATVMETVMMHFQAPPPAMSNLMQGEYLPKRLEELVQKCLAKAPDDRYQTMAEVASELAALKDTMARSAGFATQKIEQSIRAQGPDVEEDVLKGEHKRSKTLLLTTISISVLVAIGAGVWVSGNLKKQGLDSVENTHLQVSRPVPDSNLTVKDPAQKSIAPNSYLQYPIEKRGSLLIRHYKLPDKTTLLGELTTLDTKALIALVDKFESPLGQICYIKPSLLVSEHPEYLDGFDATMPNGISFGLEADNLIDRHAANCIKHLKQCQFMFDIDLSNTEFGDSDFVYLEPFKLLRKLNLSQTSITAAGAAKAKCWGVVTDVFFRSLPDDPMPLLKELARRNKLLHLGISHNELTDEHMKVIGSMTNLIAIDFNQTGLTDDQVAYLATLPKLKGLYLPHNNKLTPKSIPNFAKLKHLEWINMPECIGWTTKDRENFRKALPNTRVDGFAFGYLDKKTPGHLKRLEEKKALDDKMKQLMKEKFGQQ, via the coding sequence ATGAACAAAGACGACCGGTCTAGCAATAAAGGCAAGCCCGCCAGAGGTCAAGTCCCCCAGGACCAGGCCAGCACAGTCGTGTCCAGCGCGGACGATGCAGACAGCCAAGACTTGCTCTTTAAGTCGGGCGACATCATCGACAATGACTACACGGTAGTCAAACTCCTTGGCAAAGGCGGCGCTGGTCAGGTCTATATGGTCGACCAGATCAAGCTCGATCGCAAAGCCGCGCTCAAGCTACTCAATACCAATCAAATGGATGAAACCGCCTGGAAAAGATTTCAGTACGAAGCGCAGCTCATTGGCAAGCTCATCCATAGCAGTATCGTCCAAGTCTATAACTTTGGCATCCACCAAAAACAGCTCCCGTACTACGTCATGGAGCTTGTCTCAGGAGATACGCTGGCTGAAAGTATCGAAAAATACGGACCGGTAGGAGCCACCGAAGCTGTTGACCTCTTTATCGATGTCTGCTCAGCGCTTGATTATGCCCACAATCGCGGCATCATCCACCGCGATGTAAAACCAGCAAACATCCTCCTGGTGCGCGGCGAGGGGCGTCACGGTTACCGGGCTAAATTACTCGACTTTGGCATCGCCAAACTTAAAAGCCAACAAAATTTGCAGACACAGTCGCTCACCATGGCCGGCGAAGTGGTTGGTAGCCCGCTCTACATGAGCCCGGAGCAATGCTCGGGCGAGGGTGCCGACGAGCGTAGCGATATTTATTCTCTTGGTTGCACGATTTTTGAGACTCTCACAGGTCAGACGCCATTCAGGGGAGCCACTGTCATGGAGACAGTGATGATGCACTTCCAGGCGCCACCACCGGCGATGAGCAACTTGATGCAGGGCGAGTATCTGCCAAAGCGCCTGGAGGAGCTGGTGCAAAAGTGTCTGGCAAAAGCTCCAGACGATCGCTACCAGACCATGGCAGAAGTAGCCAGCGAGTTAGCGGCGCTCAAAGATACAATGGCACGATCAGCTGGATTTGCCACACAAAAGATAGAACAAAGCATTCGTGCGCAGGGACCTGATGTTGAAGAAGACGTTCTCAAAGGCGAGCACAAGCGCTCAAAGACCTTGCTTTTAACCACTATTTCTATAAGTGTTTTGGTGGCAATCGGTGCCGGCGTTTGGGTATCGGGCAACCTTAAAAAACAGGGTTTAGATTCTGTAGAGAATACCCACCTTCAAGTGAGTCGCCCTGTGCCAGACTCTAACTTGACCGTAAAAGACCCAGCCCAAAAATCAATTGCACCAAATTCATATCTGCAATACCCCATCGAAAAACGCGGATCTCTCCTGATTAGACACTACAAGCTGCCGGACAAAACGACTTTGCTAGGTGAGCTAACTACCCTTGATACAAAAGCACTCATAGCACTGGTAGACAAATTTGAAAGCCCACTGGGTCAGATTTGCTACATTAAGCCATCGCTATTGGTTAGCGAACACCCCGAGTACCTCGATGGCTTTGATGCCACTATGCCTAATGGCATAAGCTTTGGTCTGGAGGCAGACAACCTTATAGATAGACACGCTGCCAACTGCATCAAACACCTCAAGCAATGCCAGTTTATGTTTGATATAGACCTGAGCAATACCGAATTTGGTGACAGTGATTTTGTCTATCTTGAGCCCTTTAAACTCCTGCGCAAACTAAATCTGAGCCAAACCAGTATCACCGCCGCTGGTGCGGCAAAAGCAAAGTGCTGGGGCGTAGTCACTGATGTTTTCTTTCGCTCGCTCCCAGATGATCCAATGCCTCTGCTCAAAGAGTTAGCCAGACGCAACAAACTCTTGCACCTAGGTATATCCCACAATGAGCTAACCGACGAACACATGAAAGTAATCGGGTCAATGACAAACCTCATAGCGATTGATTTTAACCAAACTGGCCTGACTGACGACCAAGTAGCCTATCTAGCCACATTGCCAAAGCTAAAAGGCCTATATCTACCGCACAATAACAAGCTTACCCCCAAAAGCATCCCCAACTTTGCCAAATTAAAACACCTCGAATGGATCAATATGCCAGAATGCATTGGCTGGACGACCAAGGACAGAGAAAACTTTAGAAAAGCTCTGCCCAACACAAGGGTAGATGGTTTTGCCTTTGGCTACCTCGACAAAAAGACTCCCGGTCATCTCAAACGACTTGAAGAGAAAAAAGCCCTTGACGATAAGATGAAACAACTCATGAAAGAAAAATTTGGACAACAATAA
- a CDS encoding CopG family transcriptional regulator, protein MVSSDRKRFTASVREQLVDLVDQHAAKLEVTRSDVIEQAMEMWLQKQSDLEEEAYFQHAAEEMNADAKDWNTLTSKSQRRNRKQ, encoded by the coding sequence ATGGTTTCCTCAGACCGCAAAAGATTCACAGCAAGCGTCAGAGAGCAACTGGTCGACCTTGTGGATCAACACGCAGCAAAGCTGGAAGTAACTCGCAGTGATGTTATTGAGCAAGCTATGGAAATGTGGCTGCAAAAGCAGTCAGACCTGGAAGAAGAAGCATATTTCCAACACGCCGCTGAAGAAATGAATGCTGATGCCAAAGACTGGAACACACTCACCAGCAAGTCTCAGCGTCGCAATAGGAAACAATAG
- a CDS encoding PepSY domain-containing protein: MVWFVRLHFAKFAGIWSKILWVTIGWLPALLYVSGIYMWRQKLNARKSKSNQPEM; this comes from the coding sequence ATGGTTTGGTTTGTCCGTCTACACTTTGCCAAATTTGCTGGCATCTGGAGTAAAATCCTCTGGGTCACAATCGGCTGGCTGCCAGCTTTGCTCTACGTAAGCGGCATCTATATGTGGCGCCAAAAGCTCAATGCGCGCAAGTCTAAGTCTAATCAGCCAGAGATGTAA
- the uvrA gene encoding excinuclease ABC subunit UvrA, with translation MKDIAQSKSQKSTAPSTGGKSSPAPQSRGQKSHINDFSGLVHVRGAREHNLKNVDLDIPRDALVVFTGVSGSGKSSLAFGTLYAEAQRRYLESVSPYARRLFHQMSVPEVDNIDGLPPAVALQQQRGAPSTRSSVGSVTTLSNLLRMLYSRAGTYPANQPHLEAEAFSTNTPAGACPDCHGLGRIYQVTEQSMVPDDTLTIRQRAIAAWPPAWHGQNLKDMLVTLGYDIDKPWREMSKKDRDWILFTDEQPVVPVYANFESDEVKKAIKSKMEPSYHGNFSSARRHVLYNFANTQSPAMKKRVMKYMISTECPQCDGKRLRRESLSVKFAGYDIASINRLPLKKLGALLRDYTDGTAPALAKMAKDHPEKAIVAQRIAQDLNGRIDVLLDLGLGYLALERSTPTLSPGELQRLRLATQVRSNLFGVVYVLDEPSAGLHPADTEALLSALAMLKASGNSLFVVEHDLDVIARADWIVDVGPAAGEQGGYIIYSGPAGGLRDVSESVTRKYLYADAFVPTRAPRKPTGWLKLSKVTRNNLDKLDVSLPLGTFTTVTGVSGSGKSSLISQALVELVAEQLGHPLPSEEDEGEELERTAVVTTSGSIIGGMEGVKRLVVVDQKPIGRTPRSNLATYTGLFDHVRKLFANTKAAKARKYDAGRFSFNVAKGRCETCEGEGSVMVELLFLPSVYAPCPTCHGARYNAKTLDIKYKDKNIAEVLGMTVDAAWEFFEDEPNVRRAFTVLREVGLGYLRLGQPATELSGGEAQRIKLATELQRMQRGDTLYVLDEPTTGLHPSDVDKLMRQLDGLVESGNTVIVVEHEMRVVAGSDWVIDIGPGAGDEGGTIVAQGTPQELARLAASKPGKSKTAPYLAKFLGGS, from the coding sequence ATGAAAGATATTGCACAATCGAAGAGCCAAAAGTCGACGGCACCATCGACCGGGGGCAAATCATCACCGGCGCCTCAATCTCGGGGTCAAAAGTCCCATATCAATGACTTCAGCGGTTTGGTCCATGTGCGCGGCGCCCGTGAGCACAACCTCAAAAACGTTGACCTCGATATCCCGCGCGATGCTCTCGTGGTCTTTACCGGTGTATCTGGCTCGGGTAAATCGTCTTTAGCTTTTGGCACGCTTTACGCCGAGGCGCAAAGGCGCTATCTGGAGTCGGTGTCGCCTTATGCACGCAGGCTGTTTCACCAGATGAGCGTGCCTGAGGTGGACAACATAGACGGTCTGCCGCCGGCTGTGGCACTGCAGCAGCAGCGCGGCGCCCCCTCGACCCGCTCCTCGGTGGGTAGTGTGACTACTCTCTCCAATCTCTTGCGCATGCTCTACTCGCGCGCAGGCACATATCCAGCCAATCAGCCGCATCTTGAGGCTGAGGCTTTTAGTACCAATACCCCTGCTGGTGCTTGTCCCGACTGTCATGGTCTGGGGCGTATCTACCAAGTGACCGAGCAGTCCATGGTCCCTGATGACACGCTCACTATCCGCCAGCGCGCCATTGCTGCCTGGCCGCCCGCCTGGCACGGACAAAATCTCAAGGACATGCTGGTCACCCTGGGCTATGACATCGATAAGCCCTGGCGCGAAATGTCTAAAAAAGATCGCGACTGGATACTCTTTACCGATGAGCAGCCTGTGGTGCCTGTTTACGCTAACTTTGAGTCGGACGAAGTAAAGAAAGCAATTAAAAGCAAAATGGAGCCGTCCTATCACGGCAACTTTAGTAGTGCGCGTCGGCATGTGCTCTATAACTTTGCCAACACGCAAAGTCCTGCCATGAAAAAGCGTGTGATGAAATACATGATCAGCACTGAGTGTCCGCAGTGCGATGGCAAACGTCTGCGCCGTGAGTCGCTCTCGGTCAAATTTGCTGGTTATGATATCGCCTCGATAAATCGTCTGCCACTTAAAAAATTAGGTGCTTTGCTGCGCGACTACACTGATGGCACGGCACCGGCTCTAGCAAAGATGGCAAAAGATCATCCCGAAAAAGCGATAGTGGCGCAGCGTATCGCCCAGGATCTCAATGGTCGCATCGATGTCTTGCTCGATCTCGGTCTCGGTTATCTAGCGCTGGAGCGCAGCACGCCAACACTCTCTCCTGGTGAGCTGCAACGTCTGCGTCTGGCTACACAAGTGAGATCTAATCTCTTTGGCGTGGTCTATGTGTTGGATGAGCCCTCTGCTGGTCTGCATCCTGCTGATACTGAGGCGCTACTCTCGGCGCTGGCTATGCTCAAGGCATCTGGTAACTCGCTCTTTGTGGTGGAGCACGATCTCGATGTCATTGCTCGCGCTGACTGGATAGTCGATGTCGGACCAGCTGCCGGTGAGCAGGGCGGATACATAATCTACAGTGGGCCAGCCGGTGGACTGCGCGATGTGTCAGAGTCAGTCACGCGCAAATACCTCTACGCTGATGCTTTTGTCCCCACTCGTGCGCCGCGCAAGCCAACTGGTTGGCTCAAGCTCAGCAAAGTGACTCGCAACAATCTAGACAAGCTCGATGTCTCTTTGCCCCTAGGTACGTTTACGACAGTAACCGGGGTATCTGGCTCCGGCAAATCCAGTCTGATCAGTCAGGCTCTCGTTGAGCTGGTGGCCGAGCAGCTCGGACATCCACTGCCAAGCGAAGAAGACGAAGGCGAAGAACTGGAGCGTACTGCCGTGGTCACCACCAGTGGTAGCATCATTGGCGGTATGGAGGGGGTCAAACGTCTCGTGGTCGTTGACCAGAAGCCAATCGGTCGCACACCGCGCTCCAATCTGGCTACTTACACCGGGCTCTTTGATCATGTGCGCAAACTCTTTGCTAATACCAAAGCAGCAAAGGCTCGCAAATATGACGCTGGTAGATTTAGCTTTAACGTCGCCAAAGGTCGCTGTGAGACTTGCGAAGGCGAGGGCTCGGTGATGGTGGAGTTGCTATTTCTCCCTAGCGTTTACGCACCCTGCCCCACCTGTCATGGTGCCAGGTATAACGCCAAGACTCTAGACATCAAATACAAAGACAAAAATATCGCCGAAGTACTGGGCATGACTGTCGACGCTGCCTGGGAGTTTTTTGAGGACGAGCCCAATGTGCGCAGAGCATTTACAGTGCTGCGCGAAGTCGGTCTCGGCTATCTCAGGCTCGGTCAGCCAGCTACTGAGCTATCCGGCGGCGAGGCTCAGCGCATCAAGCTCGCCACTGAGCTGCAGCGTATGCAGCGCGGTGACACACTCTATGTGTTGGATGAGCCCACTACTGGCTTGCATCCATCCGATGTGGACAAGTTGATGCGTCAGCTCGATGGGTTGGTAGAGTCAGGCAATACAGTGATAGTAGTCGAGCACGAAATGCGTGTGGTGGCAGGCAGCGATTGGGTGATAGATATAGGCCCGGGAGCTGGGGACGAGGGCGGCACCATCGTCGCCCAGGGCACGCCTCAGGAGCTGGCGAGATTGGCTGCAAGCAAGCCCGGCAAAAGTAAAACAGCGCCATATCTGGCGAAGTTTTTGGGTGGATCTTAA
- a CDS encoding serine hydrolase: MAFPIIPSMRLLSGIATAATLLVASTQQASAEVPKDFDDFVNKSMHKYNVPGASVAIVDGDNVVTRGYGVRSVDKPGAVDADTLFMLASNSKPFTAALLAIMVDRKKIDWDDHVMDYLPEFVLKDQYATRMSTPKDLLAHRTGLPAFTGDGLEALGFTRQESLRRFRFIEPSCSFRAKANYSNPGLVCAGELAARLGGDSYENLIKKEIFAPLGMSRSGVTAKDHDTASNVAEAHMPLPTGGSKVVPWDSSDTFGPAGCLNSTAKDMARWMQMQLNKGTIDGHPVISPESIEEMHTPAMVDEPSFSEMAPIDKNSGLSYGLGWGIYHYKGHVVLEKGGARAGMRSVCMLVPDKRIGVTVLSNQNLNVLPEAIRAYVLDKMVAPADSDLQASISDANEQIKKMFSAPPLAKPTSKPTLALKGYAGDYANDLYGTVKVICEGDKLRWEAGPSKITGTLTHAGYDTFELAWPPGRISLPEDVTFTLSADGTPTQLTTESFGLLKRVGK; encoded by the coding sequence ATGGCATTTCCGATTATCCCATCCATGCGACTGCTCAGTGGCATAGCCACAGCTGCGACCTTGTTGGTTGCCAGCACGCAGCAAGCGAGCGCGGAAGTGCCTAAAGATTTTGACGACTTTGTAAATAAGTCCATGCACAAATACAACGTGCCCGGCGCCTCGGTCGCTATAGTCGACGGCGACAACGTCGTCACACGCGGCTACGGTGTCCGTAGCGTCGACAAGCCCGGCGCAGTCGATGCCGACACGCTATTTATGCTGGCATCCAACTCCAAACCCTTTACAGCAGCACTGCTAGCCATCATGGTCGACCGCAAAAAGATTGACTGGGACGACCACGTCATGGACTACCTGCCAGAGTTTGTGCTCAAAGATCAATACGCCACGCGCATGAGCACACCCAAAGACTTGCTTGCCCACAGGACAGGCTTACCTGCTTTTACTGGTGATGGACTGGAGGCGCTCGGCTTTACTCGCCAGGAAAGTCTGCGGAGATTTAGATTTATCGAGCCATCTTGCAGCTTCCGAGCCAAAGCCAATTACTCCAATCCTGGCCTAGTATGCGCCGGTGAGCTAGCCGCACGCCTCGGCGGAGATAGCTATGAAAACCTCATAAAAAAGGAAATCTTTGCACCACTGGGCATGTCTCGCTCCGGTGTAACAGCAAAAGATCATGATACCGCCAGTAATGTCGCAGAAGCCCACATGCCCTTGCCCACAGGCGGATCAAAAGTCGTCCCCTGGGACAGCAGCGATACCTTTGGACCAGCTGGATGCCTCAACTCCACAGCCAAAGACATGGCACGCTGGATGCAAATGCAACTCAATAAAGGCACCATCGATGGACACCCAGTGATCTCACCTGAGAGCATTGAAGAGATGCACACACCAGCCATGGTGGACGAGCCATCATTTAGCGAAATGGCTCCAATAGACAAAAACTCAGGACTGAGCTACGGTCTGGGCTGGGGCATCTATCACTATAAAGGTCATGTAGTATTAGAAAAAGGCGGTGCGCGTGCGGGTATGCGCTCGGTGTGCATGCTAGTGCCAGACAAACGCATCGGCGTGACTGTACTCTCAAATCAAAATCTCAACGTACTGCCAGAGGCAATCCGTGCTTATGTACTCGACAAAATGGTGGCACCAGCTGACTCAGATCTGCAAGCATCGATAAGCGACGCTAACGAACAAATCAAAAAGATGTTTAGCGCACCACCGCTCGCCAAGCCGACCTCCAAGCCAACCTTGGCACTCAAAGGATATGCTGGTGATTATGCAAATGATCTGTATGGCACAGTCAAGGTCATCTGCGAAGGCGATAAACTCAGATGGGAAGCTGGTCCAAGCAAAATCACAGGCACATTGACTCACGCTGGCTACGATACATTTGAGCTAGCCTGGCCACCAGGACGCATATCACTACCGGAAGATGTAACCTTTACGCTATCGGCAGACGGCACACCGACACAGCTGACGACTGAGTCCTTTGGCTTGCTTAAGCGGGTCGGGAAATAA
- a CDS encoding type II toxin-antitoxin system PemK/MazF family toxin, with protein MPTEKAQTTTEKYPKRGEVWLISNNPSVSNDPHLPRPVVIISTNPRNKSWESVLVVPLSTSLSNTHPKFHKLIQAGVGGVSRACHARCELVSNLEKFNLDSTTGPLGTLPDNYIWEIVRGIRASIGDNPDY; from the coding sequence ATGCCGACCGAAAAGGCACAAACTACAACCGAAAAATATCCCAAAAGAGGCGAGGTGTGGCTAATTAGCAACAATCCAAGCGTCTCAAATGATCCACACTTACCGAGACCTGTGGTTATTATCTCCACAAATCCTCGCAACAAGAGCTGGGAGAGCGTGCTAGTAGTGCCTCTCAGTACTAGCCTTAGCAACACACATCCAAAATTCCACAAACTCATTCAAGCAGGTGTCGGCGGCGTGAGCCGAGCCTGTCATGCAAGATGTGAGCTAGTGAGCAATTTAGAAAAGTTCAATCTAGATAGTACGACAGGACCGCTTGGTACACTGCCAGACAATTATATTTGGGAAATTGTGCGCGGAATAAGAGCATCGATAGGCGACAACCCGGATTATTAG